The DNA segment ATTGCCCGCATTTACGGCCTGGAAAAAGCCATGGCCGGCGAACTTTTGGAGTTTCCCGGCGGGACCTTCGGCATGGTGCTGAATCTGGAAGAAGATAATATCGGCTGCGTTATTTTAGGTCCTTATGCCCACATCAAAGAAGGCGAACAGGTTAAACGAACCGGGCGCATTGTAGAGGTGCCGGTGGGCGAAGCTATGATCGGCAGGGTGGTGAATGCCCTGGGCCAGCCCATCGACGGCAAGGGCCCGATTACAACCGACCATTTCCGTCCCATTGAATCTGCAGCTCCTGGGGTGGTGCAACGCCGTTCCGTCCATCAGCCCTTGCAGACAGGCCTTAAGGCCCTGGATTCCATGGTGCCAATCGGCCGCGGCCAGCGGGAACTGATAATTGGCGACCGTCAGACAGGAAAGACAGCTGTAGCCGTTGACACCATCATCAACCAAAAAGGGCAAGATGTGATATGCATTTATGTAGCTATCGGCCAGAAGGCCTCTACTGTGGCTGGAGTCGTGGCCAAACTGACAGAGAACGGGGCCATGGATTACACAATTGTGGTGTCCGCTACCGCGAGTGAGCCGGCACCCCTTTTGTATATAGCGCCATATTCCGGGTGCGCCATGGGTGAATACTTCATGTACGAGCAGCACAAGGATGTGCTGGTGATTTATGACGACCTGTCCAAACAGGCTGTTGCTTACCGGGAGCTGTCCCTCCTGTTGCGCCGTCCGCCTGGCCGGGAAGCCTATCCGGGCGATGTGTTCTATCTCCATTCCCGCCTTCTGGAGCGGGCTGCCAAGCTGAATGAGGAGCATGGCGGAGGCTCCCTTACCGCCTTGCCTATTATCGAAACCCAGGCTGGCGACGTATCAGCCTATATCCCCACAAACGTTATTTCCATTACCGATGGTCAGATCTACCTGGAAGCCGACCTGTTCTATGCCGGCATTCGGCCGGCCATCAACGTGGGCCTGTCGGTATCCCGGGTGGGTGGTGCGGCTCAGATCAAGGCCATGCGGCAAATAGCCGGCCGGCTGCGGCTGGATCTGGCCCAGTTCCGGGAACTAGCCGCCTTTGCCCAGTTCGGTTCAGACCTGGATAAAGCCACCCAGGCCCGCCTGGCCAGGGGCCAGCGGATGGTGGAGATCTTAAAACAGGACCAGTACCGGCCAATGGCGGTAGAGGAACAGGTGATCGTTATTTATGCTGCGGTAAACGGTTATCTGGACGATGTGCCGGTCAGCAAGGCCCGGACTTTTGAAACCGAGTTTTTGCAGTTTGCCCGTAACAGCCATCCCGGGCTGTTGCAGGAAATCAGAGAACAAAAACAGCTGACAGAAGAGATGATCAGCCGGCTGCAACAGATCCTGGCGGAGTTCAAGCAGATGTTTGCCTAACCGAACCCGGGTGAAATACTTGCTTTAATACCTGGTTCTGGGCATTTGCTTAAAATTTTTAACGACCAAGGTGGTGACAGTCATGCCTGGTGTGCGGGATATCAAACGCCGTATCCGTTCCATAAAAAACACCCAGCAAATTACCAAGGCTATGAAAATGGTGGCAGCCGCCAAGCTGCGCAAGGCCCAGTCTGCCATTGCCTCCACCAGACCCTACGCCGAGAAGCTGGAAGAGGTAATGGCCCGGCTGTTGACAGGACTGGGCTTTCAGCACAAGCTCCTGGAAGAGCGGCCGGCCAGACGGGTGGGCCTGGTAGTGATTACCGGCGACCGGGGCCTTTGCGGGGGATACAATGCCAACGTAATCAGGCTGGCGGAAAAGCAATTGAAAGAAGTAGCAGCTACGGTGGTCACAATTCCCGTCAAAAAGAGCAGCCGGGGCTTCTTCCGTTGGTTTCGCAAAAACCAAAAGCCGAAGCAAGAGATGAAGGCCATAACCGCCGCAAAGGCAAAACGAGGCCGGGGCTTTTTCCGCTGGCTTACCCGGAGTCAACAAGAAGCAGATGTCCAGGAGGTCGCAGCCACTGCTGCCATTATGGCAGTGGGCAAGCGGGGTAATGACTATTTCCGCCGCCGTCAGTTGCCGATAGAACGTTGTGTGGAAAACCTGGGGGACAATCCGACCTTTGCCCAGGCCAAACAGCTGGCCAGGGAGCTGATGCGCCTTTTTCTGACGGGGGAATTGGACCAGGTCCATTTGATTTACAATCAATATCT comes from the Syntrophomonadaceae bacterium genome and includes:
- the atpA gene encoding F0F1 ATP synthase subunit alpha; its protein translation is MILRPDEISTILKEQIARYETGMELMEVGTIIQVGDGIARIYGLEKAMAGELLEFPGGTFGMVLNLEEDNIGCVILGPYAHIKEGEQVKRTGRIVEVPVGEAMIGRVVNALGQPIDGKGPITTDHFRPIESAAPGVVQRRSVHQPLQTGLKALDSMVPIGRGQRELIIGDRQTGKTAVAVDTIINQKGQDVICIYVAIGQKASTVAGVVAKLTENGAMDYTIVVSATASEPAPLLYIAPYSGCAMGEYFMYEQHKDVLVIYDDLSKQAVAYRELSLLLRRPPGREAYPGDVFYLHSRLLERAAKLNEEHGGGSLTALPIIETQAGDVSAYIPTNVISITDGQIYLEADLFYAGIRPAINVGLSVSRVGGAAQIKAMRQIAGRLRLDLAQFRELAAFAQFGSDLDKATQARLARGQRMVEILKQDQYRPMAVEEQVIVIYAAVNGYLDDVPVSKARTFETEFLQFARNSHPGLLQEIREQKQLTEEMISRLQQILAEFKQMFA
- the atpG gene encoding ATP synthase F1 subunit gamma, giving the protein MPGVRDIKRRIRSIKNTQQITKAMKMVAAAKLRKAQSAIASTRPYAEKLEEVMARLLTGLGFQHKLLEERPARRVGLVVITGDRGLCGGYNANVIRLAEKQLKEVAATVVTIPVKKSSRGFFRWFRKNQKPKQEMKAITAAKAKRGRGFFRWLTRSQQEADVQEVAATAAIMAVGKRGNDYFRRRQLPIERCVENLGDNPTFAQAKQLARELMRLFLTGELDQVHLIYNQYLTAIRHQPVAVQLLPMRLVSEPGPARGKNLTYLYEPSQSKVLEDLLPKQVEMLVFQALLEAKASEHGARMTAMTSATENAGEMIDKLTLSFNRARQAAITKEINEVVSGAQALK